The Pseudobacteriovorax antillogorgiicola genome includes a region encoding these proteins:
- a CDS encoding methyltransferase, with translation MHIAEQALLSLLLNSTENRFQVSKGAPNYLSSAEMAELYAKVAFLGAAIEFLQEKYWLKNRDDNISGIKKTNAEFIAPFFIDELLALSFLKSFFETVESKALKPLLKKILVIESALLECIKMRSDTDRKDFTTKSLQAMSLLFQDEERRQGSSDEPIGPRLYRAFDGLDLIFNLDYSCDKTMIVDKKNPERLYQGSGVGVQSGYSTILLALHFSNLPKNSCVVDLGSGYGRVGLAFSLLRPDIKFIGYEYVPHRVALANDTGRAFQLESNLTFIEQDLSLEDFKIPEADAYYLYDPFTKETYEHVLRQIIAVSKRRSITVVTKGNAREWLLDIAQAHSWPTPVYVDGGNLCIFRSQPKPL, from the coding sequence ATGCATATTGCTGAGCAAGCTCTCCTCTCCTTACTATTGAACTCTACGGAGAATCGCTTTCAAGTTTCTAAAGGTGCTCCAAATTATTTAAGCTCAGCGGAGATGGCTGAGCTTTATGCAAAGGTAGCCTTTCTTGGTGCTGCGATTGAGTTCCTGCAAGAGAAGTACTGGCTGAAGAATCGCGATGACAACATATCAGGGATCAAAAAGACAAACGCAGAGTTTATAGCTCCATTTTTTATCGATGAATTATTGGCCCTCTCTTTCCTGAAAAGTTTTTTTGAAACTGTCGAATCCAAAGCCCTAAAGCCTCTACTCAAGAAGATACTAGTCATCGAATCAGCGCTTCTTGAATGTATCAAGATGCGATCGGACACCGATAGGAAAGACTTTACCACCAAGTCACTGCAAGCTATGTCTCTGCTTTTTCAAGATGAAGAGCGACGACAAGGAAGCTCGGATGAGCCTATTGGTCCTAGGTTGTACCGAGCCTTTGATGGGCTCGATCTCATTTTTAATCTAGACTATAGTTGCGACAAAACCATGATCGTGGATAAAAAGAACCCTGAACGCCTTTATCAGGGCTCAGGGGTAGGGGTTCAGTCTGGGTATTCGACAATCTTGCTAGCCCTCCATTTTAGCAATCTACCTAAGAACAGTTGCGTCGTTGATCTAGGGTCTGGCTATGGTCGCGTGGGACTGGCATTTTCTCTTTTAAGGCCGGATATAAAGTTCATAGGCTACGAGTATGTTCCCCATCGGGTGGCCCTTGCAAACGATACCGGGCGAGCTTTCCAGCTAGAATCTAACCTGACTTTTATAGAACAGGACTTGTCCCTTGAGGATTTTAAAATTCCTGAGGCGGATGCCTACTACTTATACGATCCGTTCACGAAAGAAACCTATGAACATGTTCTGAGGCAGATTATAGCTGTTAGCAAACGTCGATCGATTACCGTTGTAACAAAGGGCAACGCCCGGGAGTGGCTGCTAGACATCGCACAAGCTCACTCCTGGCCTACTCCTGTATATGTCGACGGTGGCAATCTCTGTATCTTCAGATCCCAGCCCAAACCCCTATAG
- a CDS encoding histone deacetylase, producing MRIVSHPDSNLELDKFGITIPLTDNRVQQVNRFLKEANIPVTPISELPMVQMDRKMLRLAHNPDYVEMVFGDPSSIEKALIGTFELYDEQGNPNRFFPERASYPLHKLGKKALDQAKGAIAAAELAHREGASFFLGGGFHHAMSFAGRGFCFVNDIVMAARHVQALGDYKNIWIIDIDVHKGDGTAELAVNDDSLRTFSIHMAKGWPLDGPEKDENGDINPWFIPSDVDVPIGEGESSSYLQQLEEGLSKLLSLGKPDFVIVVQGSDPYEKDQLPSANLIKIDLAAMLKRDMMVYDLCKELQVPHCHLMAGGYGEFAHEPFNQFFGELKSRGHL from the coding sequence ATGCGCATTGTGTCCCACCCAGATAGTAATCTAGAGCTGGATAAGTTCGGTATTACGATTCCGCTTACAGATAACCGCGTTCAGCAGGTCAACCGTTTCTTAAAGGAAGCCAATATTCCTGTAACTCCTATAAGCGAGTTGCCAATGGTGCAGATGGATCGGAAGATGCTTCGTTTAGCTCATAACCCGGATTATGTAGAAATGGTCTTTGGAGACCCCTCCTCGATAGAGAAGGCTTTGATTGGCACATTTGAACTCTATGACGAGCAAGGCAACCCTAACCGCTTCTTCCCTGAGCGAGCCAGCTATCCTCTTCACAAGCTTGGAAAAAAGGCACTAGATCAAGCAAAGGGAGCGATTGCAGCAGCAGAACTAGCCCATCGAGAGGGGGCGAGCTTCTTTCTGGGCGGTGGGTTTCATCACGCAATGTCTTTTGCAGGTCGTGGCTTCTGCTTTGTTAACGATATTGTCATGGCGGCCCGTCATGTTCAGGCTCTTGGTGACTACAAGAATATTTGGATCATCGATATCGATGTCCATAAAGGCGATGGCACAGCGGAGCTAGCGGTTAACGACGATTCCTTAAGAACATTTAGCATCCATATGGCAAAGGGCTGGCCTTTAGATGGACCAGAAAAAGATGAGAATGGCGATATTAATCCTTGGTTTATCCCAAGCGATGTGGATGTTCCCATTGGTGAAGGAGAAAGCTCCAGCTACCTTCAGCAACTAGAAGAGGGACTGAGCAAACTTCTGTCTTTGGGAAAACCCGATTTTGTGATCGTGGTGCAAGGTAGCGATCCATACGAAAAAGACCAGCTACCCAGCGCAAATCTGATTAAAATTGATCTCGCTGCCATGCTGAAGCGGGACATGATGGTGTACGATCTTTGTAAGGAACTTCAGGTTCCCCACTGCCACCTGATGGCAGGCGGCTACGGAGAGTTTGCTCACGAGCCATTCAACCAGTTTTTTGGGGAACTTAAAAGCCGCGGTCACCTATAG
- a CDS encoding ATP-binding protein: MSVRGGAIKNDSNKSPLIRLTAYFTPKQYVEGGFDARRRSRLLIMFSVILFLFGGIYATLYEFRYGAHRQAIQMYLSACLVIITPFVFKYSKSIYVAGNYMLILTFTLLNILLNSTGALYGSTFFWFPLIPSVAVILLGPRLGILWGALSIAAVSRVFIMQLGGVEFIHVIPENLRHQSNFTSYLGLSTIIPLLFGIYEKAKNKMLAEIHDAKREIVKQQTLAMEAHKSARVVLDNVSQALLLVDRDGKIHPEYSKPLETWFGAPQEGDVLWTFIGRKCPDFANWLELAWLQMNDGVLEPSLCLKQIPKDVKMKDGSYLEFDMQTLDGQHQVNHHANILIVISDITDRVKAEIAEESRRELLVIFEQLTQNREFTRETLIEIEDMIKALNSDETTPETERRLLHTLKGSSAVSGLISISRYSHSLEDKLMESRGRLSKKELDALHQKWNLLMQKVQPFLSQDDKDIVVTEEDLENLRLLVHGGESEAVILDAIDQLVQEPLSRRFKHLAVQIEQIAMNLGKGKIEIKIEDGGVRLPRQDWTYFWGNFIHAIRNAVDHGLETPMERKEQNKPESGQITLSSALEGDEIVIRLEDDGRGIDWDKIRARAKEANLPYNSDKDLLDAMFHDGITSRDSVSDVSGRGVGLAALKQCCDNMGGRIVVASEPTKGTRISFYFKRTVSSSNAA; encoded by the coding sequence ATGAGCGTTCGGGGTGGAGCGATCAAGAATGACAGCAACAAAAGCCCACTGATTCGGCTAACCGCTTACTTTACACCAAAGCAGTATGTGGAAGGTGGTTTTGATGCGAGACGTCGGTCCCGACTTCTGATCATGTTCAGTGTGATCTTATTTCTGTTTGGGGGTATATACGCGACTCTATATGAGTTCCGTTATGGTGCCCATCGCCAAGCGATACAGATGTACCTATCTGCCTGTTTAGTTATCATCACACCGTTTGTTTTCAAATATAGTAAGTCAATATACGTTGCTGGCAACTATATGTTGATTTTGACATTTACGCTTTTGAATATTCTTTTGAACTCTACCGGTGCTTTATATGGCTCGACCTTTTTTTGGTTTCCCCTGATCCCATCTGTAGCTGTGATTTTACTCGGGCCACGCCTAGGAATACTTTGGGGAGCTTTATCCATCGCAGCCGTGAGTCGGGTTTTTATCATGCAGCTTGGTGGTGTCGAATTTATCCATGTGATTCCCGAAAATTTGCGACACCAGTCGAACTTCACCAGTTACCTAGGTCTTTCGACAATCATTCCATTGTTATTTGGGATCTATGAAAAGGCCAAGAACAAGATGCTTGCAGAAATTCATGATGCCAAACGAGAAATAGTAAAACAGCAAACCTTAGCCATGGAAGCCCATAAGAGCGCTAGGGTAGTGCTTGACAATGTATCCCAGGCGCTGCTCTTGGTGGACCGTGATGGCAAGATTCATCCTGAATATTCGAAGCCCCTAGAAACATGGTTTGGAGCGCCACAAGAAGGCGATGTTCTCTGGACTTTCATTGGGCGTAAATGTCCGGATTTCGCTAATTGGCTGGAACTCGCTTGGTTGCAAATGAACGATGGTGTTTTAGAGCCGAGTCTTTGCCTCAAGCAGATTCCTAAAGATGTGAAGATGAAAGATGGCTCTTACTTAGAGTTTGACATGCAAACTCTCGACGGCCAGCATCAGGTCAACCATCACGCCAATATATTAATAGTGATCTCTGATATCACAGATCGGGTGAAAGCCGAGATTGCTGAAGAATCCCGACGAGAACTGCTTGTGATCTTCGAACAGCTTACTCAAAATCGCGAATTTACCCGTGAAACACTTATTGAAATCGAAGATATGATTAAGGCTCTTAATAGCGATGAAACAACGCCAGAGACGGAACGGCGACTTCTCCACACTTTGAAAGGTAGTTCAGCAGTTTCTGGCTTAATTTCGATTTCGCGCTATAGCCATAGCTTAGAAGATAAGCTCATGGAATCCCGTGGTCGTTTATCAAAGAAAGAGCTGGATGCGCTCCACCAGAAGTGGAACCTCTTGATGCAGAAAGTTCAACCATTCCTAAGTCAGGATGATAAAGACATTGTTGTCACCGAGGAAGACTTAGAAAATCTGAGGTTGCTTGTTCATGGGGGCGAATCGGAAGCGGTGATCTTGGATGCGATTGATCAGCTGGTTCAAGAGCCATTAAGCCGGCGATTTAAACACTTAGCGGTGCAGATCGAGCAGATAGCCATGAACCTAGGGAAAGGCAAGATTGAGATCAAAATCGAAGATGGCGGCGTGCGGCTGCCACGTCAAGATTGGACTTATTTCTGGGGTAATTTTATCCATGCAATTCGCAATGCCGTGGATCACGGCCTTGAAACCCCAATGGAACGTAAGGAACAAAATAAGCCTGAATCTGGTCAAATCACACTCAGCTCAGCTCTTGAAGGGGACGAGATCGTGATACGACTGGAGGACGATGGCCGAGGTATAGATTGGGATAAGATTCGTGCCCGCGCCAAGGAAGCGAATCTTCCTTATAATTCGGATAAAGACTTGCTCGATGCTATGTTTCATGACGGAATTACAAGCAGAGACAGCGTTAGCGATGTATCGGGGCGAGGGGTCGGGCTTGCCGCTCTCAAACAATGTTGCGACAACATGGGAGGACGCATCGTCGTTGCTTCTGAACCCACGAAGGGTACGCGCATATCATTCTATTTCAAGCGCACGGTGAGCAGTAGCAACGCTGCCTAA
- a CDS encoding pentapeptide repeat-containing protein: MKYFAIAICLLLAVIYHVQKTQEGQNEVIVQRSSPEPAYAEETNETEVKDETTNRADPAPPTGTPMSAKRRPVKRIRDAQPSKQAKPTEDFSPTDLNQLVEFGQCPKCNLQGADLSGLDLALVDLKEANLKGANLTGANLKDADLEGANLEGADLTETSLVQTSLKGANLSGARLVYSDLTYGDAAGANFSGADFTGTKLIDLHMDGTNLSGANLSGVDATGVTLKETIFDETTKLQGTILHDNRDFNWKSLSRRQQCEADIIAEGFIPECP; encoded by the coding sequence ATGAAGTACTTTGCGATAGCCATTTGTCTGTTATTGGCTGTTATTTACCATGTTCAGAAGACTCAAGAAGGGCAGAATGAAGTGATCGTTCAAAGATCTAGCCCTGAGCCCGCCTATGCCGAAGAAACGAACGAGACTGAGGTAAAAGACGAAACCACCAATCGAGCTGATCCTGCTCCACCAACTGGAACACCCATGAGCGCAAAGAGGCGCCCTGTGAAGCGGATCCGTGACGCTCAGCCATCCAAGCAAGCAAAACCCACTGAGGACTTTTCTCCAACGGATCTCAATCAATTGGTAGAATTTGGTCAGTGTCCCAAATGCAATCTCCAGGGCGCTGATCTTTCAGGCTTAGACTTAGCTTTAGTAGACTTAAAGGAAGCCAATCTTAAAGGGGCTAACCTTACCGGAGCCAACCTCAAAGATGCCGATCTTGAGGGTGCGAATTTGGAAGGTGCCGATCTCACAGAAACATCACTTGTTCAAACATCCCTCAAAGGCGCAAACCTATCGGGTGCCCGGCTTGTCTACTCCGACCTTACCTATGGGGATGCCGCCGGGGCTAACTTCAGCGGCGCTGACTTCACTGGTACCAAGCTCATCGACCTTCATATGGATGGCACCAATCTCTCGGGAGCGAACCTTTCTGGTGTCGATGCTACTGGAGTTACACTCAAGGAAACAATATTTGATGAAACAACCAAACTACAGGGCACAATTCTCCACGACAATCGGGATTTTAACTGGAAAAGCCTAAGCCGCCGGCAGCAGTGCGAGGCAGACATCATCGCGGAAGGATTCATTCCAGAATGCCCCTAA
- a CDS encoding cytochrome-c peroxidase — protein sequence MNHLLILLSAFIYGGSSFGFSLKKTCPPSFELRDRECHLASLYQLYSSPHGKGVGSLRTALPQHRGGYSPEQIDLGRYLFFDPILSKDKSMSCASCHKPELGFSDGMPRSTGLNGELLPRSAPSLWNVGFLKKLFWDARSSSLETQAKGPLFHPNELGHNAEALTTSLASHKAYRELFEQAFPKMQSITIDQVTTALAAFQSSLISLNSRYDRYAHGYSHALTEPELKGLNIFRSFVARCAECHTPPLFTNQQIAVIGVPPPEDLPFDIGAEKTFQKPMLRGGFKVPSLRNIAHTAPYMHAGQFKTLHEAVRFYTSGRGHAVPEGERLYIHWHIWEPQLSDIEIDRLVDFLKTLSDETFMPEIPQRVPSGLPIGNRKVSH from the coding sequence ATGAATCATTTACTCATCCTTCTCAGCGCCTTTATCTATGGTGGGAGCTCATTTGGGTTCTCTTTGAAGAAAACTTGTCCCCCCAGCTTTGAGCTCCGCGATCGTGAGTGCCACCTCGCCAGCCTTTACCAACTCTATTCATCGCCTCATGGCAAGGGCGTTGGTAGTCTAAGAACAGCGCTTCCCCAGCATCGGGGTGGCTACAGCCCAGAACAAATTGATTTGGGCCGCTATCTATTTTTTGATCCAATCTTATCAAAAGATAAATCCATGTCGTGCGCGAGCTGTCACAAACCAGAGCTAGGTTTTAGCGATGGGATGCCCCGTAGCACAGGGCTGAATGGAGAGCTGCTGCCTCGTTCTGCTCCTTCATTATGGAATGTTGGCTTTCTTAAGAAGCTATTTTGGGATGCCCGGTCATCGTCTCTTGAGACGCAGGCTAAAGGCCCCCTGTTTCATCCTAACGAATTAGGCCACAACGCTGAAGCTCTAACCACATCCCTAGCATCCCATAAGGCTTACCGAGAGCTTTTTGAGCAAGCCTTTCCTAAAATGCAATCGATCACGATCGATCAGGTCACGACAGCTCTCGCTGCCTTCCAATCCAGCTTGATCTCCCTCAATAGTCGATACGATCGCTACGCCCATGGCTACAGTCATGCTTTGACTGAACCCGAGTTGAAGGGGTTGAATATATTCCGGTCGTTTGTAGCCCGATGTGCCGAATGCCACACGCCACCACTTTTTACCAACCAGCAAATCGCCGTGATTGGGGTTCCTCCGCCAGAGGACCTTCCTTTCGATATTGGTGCTGAGAAAACGTTTCAAAAACCAATGCTTCGAGGAGGGTTCAAAGTACCTAGCCTTCGTAATATTGCACACACTGCCCCTTACATGCACGCTGGCCAATTTAAAACCTTGCACGAAGCGGTACGCTTCTATACCAGTGGCCGCGGCCATGCTGTCCCAGAAGGAGAGAGGCTATATATCCATTGGCATATCTGGGAACCACAGTTAAGTGATATTGAAATCGATCGCCTAGTGGATTTTTTAAAAACGCTAAGCGACGAGACTTTTATGCCAGAGATACCACAGCGGGTACCCTCTGGACTGCCTATTGGGAATCGAAAAGTTAGCCACTAA
- a CDS encoding parallel beta-helix domain-containing protein, with the protein MKFWIAGVILGALSFTGGMFYQKSRQSEPAAPLQEASYHGGFQAGKASKDQNLRAVPEDSSPRATHDVRNGQSIMAAIKQAQPGDTVRVFPGTYTETVYIDKDNIRLQGVIQKGQWPELNGEKRLNDAILYSGNNIIVENFRITKYKGNGIMGQAGNNFEIRNNIIVDTGVYGIFPQLGTNGIVEYNVLSGIEDAAIYVGMSDHIHVAHNEVFDNVAGIEIENSRHAIVENNMVYNNTGGILVFITPGLPIKTTYDVIVRNNFVTRNNHKNFGAPGSTVAGIPAGTGILVMAADEVIIENNIITHNKTAGILITDHGHASNITVDEESEPNADKIMILSNLMEHNGYDTISDVKALLLTEFKSGNPDIVRVGPSRDSCINYKDRYITVGVDSFPSCSFTNTDSIKTYLLDTPAPPRIIDKTNQGKLTYLGICTGCHSYTGRLIGPPVEKIQSLYRNNPKALADFIARPYKKRPDYPEMPPQDYLSEEVRLAVAEYLLKLEN; encoded by the coding sequence ATGAAATTTTGGATCGCGGGAGTGATTTTAGGTGCTCTATCATTTACAGGAGGCATGTTTTATCAGAAATCCAGACAGAGTGAACCTGCTGCACCACTTCAAGAAGCAAGTTACCATGGAGGATTTCAAGCTGGAAAAGCTAGTAAGGACCAGAACTTAAGAGCAGTCCCCGAAGACAGCTCACCGAGAGCCACCCATGATGTACGCAACGGTCAATCTATAATGGCTGCCATCAAGCAAGCTCAGCCCGGCGATACAGTGCGTGTATTTCCTGGTACCTACACTGAAACAGTTTATATAGACAAAGACAATATTCGCTTGCAAGGCGTGATTCAGAAAGGTCAATGGCCCGAGCTAAACGGTGAAAAAAGGCTCAACGATGCGATCCTCTACTCGGGCAACAACATCATTGTGGAAAACTTTCGGATCACGAAATACAAGGGCAACGGCATCATGGGCCAGGCCGGTAACAACTTTGAAATCCGTAATAATATCATTGTCGACACGGGAGTCTATGGTATCTTCCCACAGCTAGGCACCAATGGTATTGTCGAATACAATGTTTTATCGGGTATCGAAGATGCGGCAATCTATGTGGGTATGAGCGATCATATCCATGTGGCTCACAACGAGGTTTTTGACAATGTTGCTGGTATAGAGATTGAAAACAGCAGGCATGCCATTGTCGAAAACAACATGGTCTACAACAATACGGGAGGTATTCTCGTATTCATAACCCCTGGCCTTCCCATCAAAACAACCTATGATGTGATCGTCCGCAATAATTTTGTCACTCGAAATAATCACAAGAACTTCGGTGCCCCTGGCTCGACGGTAGCAGGAATCCCCGCTGGTACTGGTATTCTAGTTATGGCCGCTGATGAGGTCATCATTGAAAATAATATTATTACCCATAATAAGACTGCTGGGATCTTGATCACCGATCATGGGCATGCTTCTAATATTACAGTCGATGAGGAGAGTGAGCCGAATGCTGATAAGATTATGATCCTAAGCAATCTCATGGAGCACAATGGCTACGACACCATAAGCGACGTTAAAGCCCTGCTTTTAACAGAGTTCAAAAGTGGAAACCCAGACATCGTTCGCGTCGGCCCCAGCCGTGATAGCTGCATCAACTACAAAGATCGCTACATCACCGTTGGCGTAGATTCGTTCCCTAGTTGTAGTTTCACTAACACGGATAGTATCAAAACATATTTGCTCGACACACCTGCCCCGCCAAGGATCATCGATAAGACAAATCAGGGTAAGCTTACCTATTTAGGGATCTGTACCGGTTGCCATAGCTACACAGGACGCTTGATAGGCCCTCCTGTGGAGAAGATTCAATCGCTCTATCGCAACAACCCGAAGGCTCTAGCCGACTTTATCGCTCGACCCTACAAAAAACGGCCAGATTATCCCGAGATGCCTCCCCAAGATTACCTCTCGGAGGAAGTTCGACTAGCGGTGGCTGAGTACTTGCTTAAGCTTGAGAATTAA
- a CDS encoding glycosyltransferase, whose translation MSLKKRIRLGYLVPEFPAQTHAFFWREVTALRTLGAEVCLISTRSPALSDQGQHQFIAEAKNQTHYLYPPRDLLGAIEFITRPSWTIRSISYITSLKGVSLKYRMRLLGLLVMAAQLTRYVKRNGIEHIHGHSCADVAHVLALVGLSRLCSYSLSLHGNLSVYGSHHREKTAFAKFVAPVTRPLQEELLKATNLKRKQLPVIWMGVDLKRFSPTTPQWSDKTLKLVTVARLNPSKGHTYALQAIQRLKLEGHSVFYQIVGGGELRQSLEREVRDRDLESIVRFTGSLGEDDVQRVISHAHVLLLTSFGHGEAAPVCVMEAMASARPVISSLIGGTADMIDSGKTGFLVEQKNVQQISDRILEFIKDKSLVKRLGDAARSFAEENFDSQKQAHKLFDQITMEQ comes from the coding sequence TTGTCACTCAAGAAGCGTATCCGTCTGGGCTATTTGGTACCCGAATTTCCCGCACAGACCCACGCTTTCTTTTGGCGAGAAGTTACCGCCCTTAGAACTCTGGGGGCTGAGGTTTGCTTAATCTCCACTCGCTCTCCAGCACTGAGCGATCAGGGCCAACATCAATTTATCGCAGAAGCAAAAAACCAAACCCACTATCTCTACCCTCCAAGGGATCTCCTGGGAGCCATAGAGTTTATCACTCGGCCTTCTTGGACCATCCGGTCGATTAGCTATATCACCAGCTTGAAAGGAGTCTCACTGAAATATCGGATGCGCCTTCTAGGCCTTCTTGTGATGGCTGCTCAGCTGACCAGGTATGTAAAACGAAATGGCATTGAGCATATTCACGGCCATTCCTGTGCGGATGTTGCCCATGTTCTAGCCTTGGTCGGTTTAAGCCGATTGTGTTCCTACAGCTTGTCACTCCATGGCAACTTATCGGTCTATGGAAGTCACCATCGAGAGAAAACCGCCTTCGCGAAATTTGTCGCTCCTGTGACCCGTCCCCTTCAGGAAGAGCTGCTGAAGGCAACAAACTTGAAGCGTAAACAACTACCCGTAATATGGATGGGTGTTGATCTCAAGCGGTTCTCTCCCACCACTCCACAGTGGTCAGATAAAACCCTTAAGCTGGTCACGGTTGCCCGGCTAAACCCTTCGAAGGGGCATACCTATGCACTCCAAGCCATCCAAAGGCTCAAGCTAGAAGGGCATTCCGTTTTCTATCAGATTGTCGGTGGCGGTGAGCTCCGCCAATCCTTGGAGAGGGAAGTCCGAGATCGAGACCTTGAATCCATCGTTCGATTTACGGGCTCTCTTGGCGAAGATGATGTCCAACGAGTGATATCTCATGCTCATGTGCTCTTGCTGACAAGTTTTGGCCACGGTGAGGCCGCTCCAGTTTGTGTCATGGAAGCGATGGCATCGGCGCGACCAGTGATATCCTCACTCATTGGAGGAACTGCTGATATGATTGACAGCGGCAAGACTGGCTTTCTAGTGGAGCAGAAAAATGTGCAGCAGATATCTGATAGAATTCTCGAATTTATTAAGGACAAAAGCTTAGTGAAGCGATTGGGTGACGCCGCTCGTTCATTTGCGGAAGAGAACTTCGATTCCCAGAAACAAGCCCATAAACTATTCGATCAGATTACCATGGAGCAGTAG
- a CDS encoding DUF6492 family protein codes for MKLDYGIVTPSYHADFESCRILVASIESFIPKEIPHYLIIPKADLEQFQAIRQTRTRFLFQEDFMPPWLHPIPFTKKRWWYSFKTPPVRGWVRQQLIKLGIPAKINHDYYILMDSDSFFLKPFQLEQSITQAKVPLYCEPTDELPEMFQRWNRVSAKILKIPLSSIEQRCYVGICIFWSKQLLNELLQYIEKQHRKPWQEVICSQIQFSEYTLYGIFAEYVLGELNSPQALDPTIRTLDYWQEVPLQEDELEQLTNKIEDHHIGGMISAKSGTKADAIAKAFGIELMP; via the coding sequence ATGAAGCTTGATTATGGAATCGTCACTCCTAGCTATCATGCTGATTTTGAGTCTTGTCGCATCCTCGTAGCAAGTATCGAATCATTTATTCCAAAAGAAATCCCTCACTACCTCATCATTCCAAAGGCAGACCTAGAGCAGTTTCAAGCGATTCGCCAGACGAGGACTCGATTTCTATTTCAAGAAGACTTCATGCCACCGTGGCTACACCCCATTCCATTTACCAAAAAAAGATGGTGGTATAGCTTTAAAACCCCACCCGTAAGAGGTTGGGTTCGGCAACAGCTAATCAAATTAGGAATACCTGCAAAGATAAATCATGACTACTACATTCTTATGGATTCCGATAGCTTCTTCCTTAAGCCATTTCAGCTAGAACAGTCCATAACACAGGCCAAGGTCCCTCTTTACTGTGAGCCTACCGACGAGCTACCTGAAATGTTCCAACGTTGGAACAGAGTTTCAGCAAAAATCCTAAAGATCCCGTTAAGCAGTATTGAGCAACGTTGCTATGTGGGGATTTGTATCTTTTGGTCAAAGCAGCTTTTAAATGAGCTGCTTCAATACATCGAAAAGCAACATCGAAAACCGTGGCAGGAAGTGATCTGCTCGCAGATTCAGTTTTCAGAATATACTCTTTACGGAATATTTGCCGAGTATGTATTAGGTGAACTTAATAGCCCCCAAGCTCTTGACCCAACAATACGAACTCTGGACTATTGGCAAGAAGTTCCACTCCAAGAGGATGAGTTAGAACAACTCACCAATAAGATAGAGGACCATCACATCGGTGGTATGATTTCTGCTAAGTCCGGCACCAAAGCCGATGCAATTGCTAAAGCCTTTGGGATCGAACTCATGCCTTAG